Proteins found in one Nymphalis io chromosome 4, ilAglIoxx1.1, whole genome shotgun sequence genomic segment:
- the LOC126768267 gene encoding 2-oxo-4-hydroxy-4-carboxy-5-ureidoimidazoline decarboxylase-like, whose amino-acid sequence MEGLISISEVNSMNDERFEWVFKNVIELCSEAAAHVKHMRPFKDVTDLCAAFYKYLNEVGYEEKLKVLISHPDLAGRLAAQGELTQESASEQNSAGLNDLSNEQKAIIDSSNKRYKEKFGFPFIICARENKVQSIIDGLNLRYGNTRDEEINIGINEVKKICKLRILDIVKNE is encoded by the exons ATGGAAGGTTTAATTAGCATTTCTGAAGTGAATTCTATGAATGATGAGAGATTTGAGTGGGTGTTTAAGAATGTGATAGAACTATGCAGCGAGGCGGCGGCGCACGTAAAGCATATGCGTCCGTTTAAAGACGTTACTGACCTATGTGCTGCgttctataaatatttgaacGAAGTGGGTTATGaag AAAAATTAAAAGTGCTTATATCGCATCCCGATTTGGCGGGACGCTTGGCAGCGCAAGGAGAACTAACGCAAGAATCTGCGTCTGAGCAAAACAGTGCTGGACTTAACGACCTTAGTAATGAACAGAAAGCAATAATCGATTCAAGTAacaaaag atataaagaaaaatttggTTTCCCTTTTATAATATGTGCAAGGGAAAATAAAGTGCAATCGATAATTGATGGTTTGAATTTACGATATGGAAATACCAGAGATGAAGAAATCAATATTGGCATAAATGAAGTAAAGAAAATATGCAAGCTGcgaatacttgatattgtaaAGAATGAATag